One Campylobacter concisus DNA segment encodes these proteins:
- a CDS encoding flagellar hook protein FlgE, producing the protein MRGFYNGISGIKTQSFGMDVWANNISNINNVGFKASIPEFKNLINQHMASAGSGPTNNQVGLGATKQTTALKMTNGSFQNTDNNFDLAIGGKGFFGVVDKNGRNYYTRTGSFDIDGAGNLVDNKGNLLLGTLTSFTPVTPSANALRKYGQTKGTTQAFTAKEEDLKLGDTGSQKGINLPHFLYMPAKQTKNINLKGNLDSSLIADKRTTAIDAANFNYTLDNTNKTISLNGQIPLSQTRFGAKAGDSVVVKVKDGDGKFSEFSTTLESDGSWHINNKSLKFMNFASLDVKAEVTSLVEVANKEKLSSEIYNSDGTKSLVTINFTKQIPQGGNQTIWNATATITDANGVVQNTAMGTLTFDGSGRLVTNTLTSVGNVALNFLGDGDANVYNGITSSANSKKDFVIKADGYAEGNLSKYSVDDRGNIMANFDNSRSFIAAKIALFHFQNEQGVSKVGDNLYEATPNSGEAFFYKNKAGETIYGAQILANKLEMSNVDLGQALSEVIVTQKAYEASAKSITTSDEMIQTAIQMKK; encoded by the coding sequence ATGAGAGGTTTTTACAACGGAATTAGTGGCATTAAAACACAAAGCTTTGGCATGGATGTTTGGGCAAATAATATCTCAAATATCAACAACGTAGGTTTTAAAGCTTCAATCCCTGAGTTTAAAAATTTAATCAATCAACATATGGCTTCAGCTGGAAGTGGTCCAACTAACAATCAAGTAGGTCTTGGAGCTACGAAACAAACGACAGCTTTAAAGATGACAAATGGTAGTTTTCAAAATACTGATAATAACTTTGACCTAGCCATAGGCGGTAAAGGCTTTTTTGGTGTCGTTGATAAAAATGGTAGAAACTACTACACAAGAACAGGTAGCTTCGATATAGATGGGGCTGGAAATTTAGTAGATAATAAAGGCAACTTGCTTCTTGGTACGTTAACAAGTTTTACTCCAGTTACTCCAAGTGCTAATGCTCTTAGAAAATATGGTCAAACAAAAGGTACCACGCAGGCATTTACTGCAAAAGAAGAAGATCTAAAACTAGGCGATACTGGCTCACAAAAAGGCATAAATTTACCTCATTTTTTATATATGCCAGCCAAGCAAACAAAAAATATAAATTTAAAAGGCAACCTAGACTCAAGCCTTATAGCAGATAAGCGAACAACAGCCATTGATGCGGCAAATTTTAATTATACACTCGATAATACAAACAAAACTATCTCACTAAATGGACAAATTCCGCTAAGTCAGACAAGATTTGGTGCAAAAGCAGGTGATAGCGTAGTAGTAAAAGTAAAAGATGGTGATGGTAAATTTAGTGAGTTTTCAACCACACTAGAGAGCGATGGCAGCTGGCATATAAACAATAAAAGCCTAAAATTTATGAATTTTGCTAGCTTAGATGTAAAAGCAGAAGTTACATCACTAGTTGAAGTAGCTAATAAAGAAAAACTAAGCTCAGAGATATATAACAGCGATGGTACAAAAAGCTTAGTAACTATAAATTTTACAAAGCAAATCCCTCAAGGTGGCAATCAAACTATCTGGAATGCCACAGCTACGATAACTGATGCTAATGGTGTTGTACAAAATACAGCTATGGGAACACTTACTTTTGATGGTAGTGGCAGGCTTGTTACAAATACATTAACAAGCGTTGGAAACGTAGCTTTAAATTTTCTTGGCGATGGAGATGCAAATGTCTATAATGGCATAACAAGCTCGGCTAATTCAAAAAAAGATTTTGTCATAAAAGCAGATGGCTACGCCGAAGGAAATCTCTCAAAATATAGTGTCGATGATCGTGGAAATATCATGGCAAATTTTGACAATTCTCGCTCATTTATAGCTGCAAAAATAGCTCTATTTCACTTCCAAAATGAGCAAGGCGTATCAAAAGTGGGTGATAATCTCTATGAAGCAACTCCAAATTCAGGTGAAGCATTTTTTTACAAAAATAAAGCTGGTGAGACCATTTATGGAGCGCAAATTTTAGCAAACAAGCTTGAAATGAGTAATGTCGATCTTGGTCAAGCGCTAAGTGAGGTTATAGTCACACAAAAGGCTTATGAGGCTAGTGCAAAAAGTATCACAACAAGTGATGAGATGATTCAGACTGCTATTCAGATGAAGAAATAA
- the queF gene encoding preQ(1) synthase, producing MSEELEIEMKYGEKILKEFDVESDLEVWENKQTRDYVIKITLPEFCCLCPRSGYPDFATIYLEYIPNKLVVELKAIKLYINSFMNRNISHEDSINEIYSVLEKKLEPKFMKIVGDFNPRGNVHTVIEISSDLVVKKPVEEKEFTPRTRERSSFGDKPRERRSTSDRGSSRSSSRTGGSRGGRDDKFQKDDKPRRSSNKEGFRKISYADNKKPKVVKKDK from the coding sequence ATGAGTGAAGAGCTAGAGATAGAGATGAAATACGGCGAGAAAATTTTGAAAGAATTTGACGTAGAGAGTGACCTTGAGGTCTGGGAAAATAAGCAAACAAGGGACTATGTCATAAAGATCACTCTGCCTGAGTTTTGCTGCCTTTGCCCTCGCTCTGGTTATCCTGACTTTGCGACGATATATCTTGAGTACATCCCAAATAAGCTTGTAGTCGAGCTAAAAGCGATAAAGCTTTATATAAATAGCTTTATGAACCGAAATATCAGCCACGAAGATAGTATAAATGAAATTTACTCTGTTTTAGAAAAAAAACTTGAACCTAAATTTATGAAGATAGTTGGTGACTTTAACCCACGTGGAAATGTCCATACGGTTATTGAGATCAGCTCTGATCTAGTAGTGAAAAAGCCAGTTGAAGAGAAAGAATTTACTCCTAGAACTAGAGAGAGAAGTAGCTTTGGTGATAAGCCACGTGAAAGACGTAGTACGAGTGATCGTGGCAGTAGCAGGAGCAGCAGTAGAACTGGTGGCAGCAGAGGTGGCAGAGATGATAAATTTCAAAAAGATGACAAACCAAGAAGAAGCTCAAACAAAGAGGGCTTTAGAAAGATAAGCTACGCAGATAATAAGAAGCCAAAAGTAGTCAAAAAGGATAAATGA
- the gyrB gene encoding DNA topoisomerase (ATP-hydrolyzing) subunit B, which translates to MENNYGAENIKVLKGLEAVRKRPGMYIGDTNISGLHHMIYEVVDNSIDEAMAGYCDTIDVELTREGSAIISDNGRGIPVDMHPTEKISAATVVLTVLHAGGKFDKDTYKVSGGLHGVGVSVVNALSKKLVVNIKRDGKLHRQEFAKGIPQSDLEVIKTTNRTGTQVEFWPDDSIFEVTEFDDEILVKRFRELAYLNPKITINFKDQRNGRSESFHFEGGLESFVTDMNKANPVSKAVSFSGGEDDVMVDFALLYNDTYSENLLSFVNNIKTPDGGTHEAGFRAGLTRVITNYVQANAAAREKDTKITGEDIREGLIAVVSVKVPEPQFEGQTKGKLGSSYVKPIVQKMVFDVLTKYFEENPIEARAIMEKALMAARGREAAKKARDLTRKKESMSVGTLPGKLADCQSKDPVISELYLVEGDSAGGSAKQGRDRVFQAILPLKGKILNVEKARLDKILKSDEIKNMITALGCGIGDEFDAEKLRYHKIIIMTDADVDGSHIQTLLLTFFFRFLNKVVENGHIYLAQPPLYRYKKGKKEIYLKDEKALNEFLIETGIEGVDIEGIGSADLIDFLKIVAAYRSVLKELEKRFNVLSAIRYMIENPDIVSKSYNEIFEILKNFLKAEGHNILNHYVSDDEVRIYVQTESGLEELVVNENLFTNPLYEEALYISQKIKERGLDLHSDVIDVLDEVEKNAKKGAYIQRYKGLGEMNPEQLWETTMNPENRRLLKININDAISASDTFNLFMGDEVEPRRNYIQDHAKDVKHLDI; encoded by the coding sequence ATGGAAAATAATTACGGCGCAGAAAATATCAAAGTACTAAAAGGGCTTGAGGCGGTTAGGAAGCGCCCAGGCATGTATATAGGTGATACTAACATAAGTGGTCTTCACCATATGATCTATGAAGTCGTTGATAACTCTATTGACGAAGCGATGGCAGGATACTGTGATACGATAGATGTTGAGCTTACACGTGAGGGCTCAGCGATCATTAGCGATAATGGCCGTGGTATCCCAGTAGATATGCACCCAACTGAGAAAATTTCAGCTGCGACTGTTGTTTTAACTGTTCTTCACGCTGGTGGTAAATTTGACAAGGATACTTATAAAGTCTCAGGCGGTCTTCACGGCGTTGGTGTATCTGTCGTAAATGCACTTTCTAAAAAGCTAGTCGTAAATATCAAACGTGATGGAAAACTTCACAGACAAGAATTTGCAAAAGGTATTCCTCAAAGCGATCTTGAAGTTATAAAAACTACAAACCGCACAGGTACGCAAGTTGAGTTTTGGCCAGATGATAGCATATTTGAAGTGACTGAATTTGACGATGAAATTTTAGTAAAAAGATTTCGCGAGCTAGCCTATCTAAACCCAAAGATAACTATAAATTTTAAAGATCAAAGAAATGGCAGAAGCGAGAGCTTTCATTTTGAGGGCGGACTTGAGAGCTTTGTAACTGATATGAACAAGGCAAATCCTGTTAGCAAAGCTGTCTCATTTAGCGGCGGCGAAGATGACGTTATGGTTGATTTTGCGCTGCTTTACAACGACACTTATAGTGAAAATTTACTAAGTTTTGTAAATAACATCAAAACTCCAGACGGCGGTACTCACGAGGCTGGCTTTAGAGCGGGTCTTACAAGAGTTATCACAAACTACGTTCAAGCAAACGCTGCTGCACGTGAAAAAGATACAAAAATAACTGGCGAAGATATCCGCGAGGGATTAATTGCAGTTGTTAGTGTAAAAGTGCCAGAGCCTCAGTTTGAGGGACAAACAAAGGGAAAACTAGGCTCAAGCTACGTAAAACCTATCGTTCAAAAGATGGTTTTTGACGTGCTTACAAAGTATTTTGAAGAAAACCCTATCGAAGCAAGAGCGATAATGGAAAAAGCTCTAATGGCAGCTCGTGGTCGCGAGGCTGCTAAAAAAGCTAGGGATCTAACTCGCAAAAAAGAGAGCATGAGCGTAGGCACACTCCCTGGTAAACTAGCTGATTGTCAGAGTAAAGACCCAGTCATTAGCGAGCTATACCTAGTGGAGGGCGACTCTGCAGGCGGTTCTGCAAAGCAGGGACGTGATAGGGTTTTTCAAGCGATATTGCCGCTTAAGGGTAAAATTCTAAACGTTGAAAAGGCAAGACTAGATAAAATTTTAAAATCTGACGAGATAAAAAATATGATAACAGCGCTAGGTTGCGGTATTGGAGATGAATTTGACGCTGAGAAGCTTAGATATCATAAGATCATCATCATGACCGATGCTGACGTCGATGGTAGCCACATCCAGACGCTTCTTTTAACATTTTTCTTTAGATTTTTAAATAAAGTTGTAGAAAATGGCCACATTTACCTAGCTCAGCCGCCACTTTACCGCTATAAAAAAGGTAAAAAAGAGATTTATTTAAAAGATGAGAAGGCATTAAACGAATTTCTTATCGAAACTGGCATCGAAGGCGTTGATATAGAAGGTATCGGTAGTGCGGATTTGATCGACTTTTTAAAGATCGTTGCAGCTTATAGAAGCGTCTTAAAAGAGCTTGAAAAACGCTTTAACGTCCTTTCAGCGATCCGCTATATGATAGAAAATCCAGACATCGTTTCAAAAAGCTACAATGAAATTTTTGAAATTTTAAAGAATTTCTTAAAAGCTGAGGGTCACAACATTCTAAACCACTACGTTAGCGATGATGAGGTTAGAATTTATGTCCAAACTGAAAGCGGCCTAGAAGAGCTTGTGGTAAATGAAAATTTATTCACAAATCCACTTTACGAAGAGGCGCTTTATATCAGCCAAAAGATAAAAGAGCGCGGCCTAGACTTGCATAGTGACGTTATAGACGTGCTTGATGAAGTAGAGAAAAATGCTAAAAAAGGTGCATATATTCAGCGCTACAAAGGTCTTGGTGAGATGAACCCTGAGCAGCTTTGGGAGACTACGATGAACCCTGAGAACAGAAGACTTTTAAAGATCAATATAAACGATGCTATAAGCGCCTCTGACACGTTTAATCTCTTCATGGGCGATGAGGTCGAGCCAAGAAGAAACTACATCCAAGACCACGCAAAAGACGTTAAACACTTGGATATTTAA
- a CDS encoding flagellar basal body rod modification protein translates to MASVSDITTQTTQQKNAEKKAKAKQDAAAGTGTNPNAQLDKDAFMKLLLTELQYQDPTSPMDTEKMLTQTSQLASLEMQQNTNSAMKELVNQLKSNANAYAISALGKMVSTGSNSVLLTDEQKTVNFALYFKSDLANGKLEIKNANGEVVRSIDIKDLKSGVRRISWDGKDDSGKQLPNGAYTVSVNYTGKDGNSYKTQVGSYPVEAVKFVDGKAMIKIAGEYVPMDKISEFYEG, encoded by the coding sequence ATGGCTTCAGTTTCAGATATAACTACACAAACAACACAACAAAAAAATGCCGAGAAAAAGGCAAAAGCAAAGCAAGATGCAGCAGCTGGCACAGGAACTAACCCAAATGCACAGCTAGATAAAGATGCATTTATGAAGCTACTTTTAACAGAGCTTCAGTATCAAGACCCAACAAGTCCTATGGATACTGAAAAGATGCTCACACAAACTAGCCAGCTAGCTTCACTAGAGATGCAACAAAATACAAACTCAGCTATGAAAGAGCTTGTAAATCAGTTAAAATCAAATGCAAATGCCTACGCTATCTCAGCCCTTGGCAAAATGGTCTCAACTGGTTCAAACTCAGTTTTACTAACAGATGAGCAAAAAACTGTAAATTTTGCACTTTATTTTAAATCAGATCTTGCAAATGGTAAGCTTGAAATTAAAAATGCAAATGGAGAGGTCGTTCGTTCAATCGATATAAAAGATCTAAAATCAGGAGTTCGCAGAATATCTTGGGATGGTAAAGATGATTCTGGAAAACAATTACCAAATGGTGCATATACAGTTTCTGTTAATTACACTGGAAAAGATGGTAATTCATACAAGACTCAAGTAGGTAGCTATCCAGTCGAGGCAGTAAAATTTGTAGATGGCAAAGCTATGATAAAAATCGCAGGCGAATATGTCCCAATGGATAAAATATCTGAATTTTACGAAGGATAA
- the dnaN gene encoding DNA polymerase III subunit beta, with protein MKVLINKNMLESIVTNTNPYLEKRDLSAITSHIYISAKDGVLNIKATDHEIGLAYKLSNVKIVDQGYATANGKKLLDIIKSLKDEEVMLETVNNYLYIKQKNSKYKLPMYKFEDFPEFPTIEGKSKFDVDAVMLGRSLKKILPSIDSNNPKFELNGAFLDIKQDFINIVGTDTRRLSVFKFQTPTEKEFSLIIPKKAINEIQKLFFDKIEIYYDENILIAQSQNFEFFTKLINGKFPDYERVIPKEVRKRLQLSRDKMIEGIKTISMLSDTMKITFSKDNITFESVIEDNSEAKTMIDYQTGLEDEFFIGIKNRYLLDFLSSIEDENFELGFNESSLAFVVNSKELTTVIMPINL; from the coding sequence ATGAAAGTTTTAATAAACAAAAATATGCTTGAAAGCATAGTAACAAATACAAACCCATATCTTGAAAAAAGAGATCTTAGTGCTATAACTTCTCACATTTATATCTCAGCAAAAGATGGAGTTTTAAATATAAAAGCAACTGATCATGAGATAGGACTAGCATATAAGCTAAGTAATGTAAAAATCGTTGATCAAGGCTATGCAACTGCAAATGGTAAAAAACTATTAGACATTATAAAAAGTCTAAAAGACGAAGAAGTGATGTTAGAAACTGTAAATAACTATCTTTATATAAAACAAAAAAACTCAAAATATAAACTTCCAATGTATAAATTTGAAGATTTTCCAGAATTTCCAACGATTGAGGGTAAATCAAAATTTGATGTTGACGCTGTTATGTTAGGAAGAAGTTTAAAGAAAATTTTACCAAGTATTGATAGTAATAACCCAAAATTTGAACTAAATGGTGCTTTCCTTGATATTAAACAAGACTTTATAAATATCGTTGGTACTGATACAAGAAGACTTAGTGTATTTAAATTTCAAACACCAACTGAAAAAGAATTTTCACTTATAATCCCTAAAAAAGCTATCAATGAAATACAAAAACTATTTTTTGACAAGATAGAAATTTACTATGATGAGAATATTTTAATCGCGCAAAGCCAAAATTTTGAGTTTTTCACAAAACTTATAAATGGTAAATTTCCAGACTATGAGCGTGTCATACCAAAAGAGGTAAGAAAAAGACTTCAATTAAGTAGAGATAAGATGATAGAGGGTATAAAAACTATCTCAATGCTAAGTGATACAATGAAAATAACTTTTTCAAAAGACAATATAACATTTGAAAGTGTTATAGAAGATAACTCTGAAGCAAAAACTATGATTGATTATCAAACTGGCTTAGAAGATGAATTCTTTATAGGCATAAAAAATAGATATCTACTTGACTTTTTAAGTAGCATCGAGGATGAAAATTTTGAGCTTGGATTTAATGAAAGCTCACTAGCATTTGTTGTAAATTCAAAAGAATTAACAACAGTAATAATGCCGATAAATTTATAA
- a CDS encoding HD domain-containing protein — translation MISAKLIEHIFKAASISRWNDYPKMANLVELDKQAHKFIIAYFIAKQEQDADMNYIIEAGIFEFLSRVVVTDIRPDVFHHIQKTKKEQINSWVLSNLEELISEIEDGKFLERFKNHFKNDKKHEKERLILKAASYLATRWEFSIVYQTSQFLSDIDELKAKVEEEMEDYYELIGVRKIAMNQKLARLVDLSGRLRFQKRWAQTPRIPETAVLGHMLVVAILSYFYSLKAKACKKRLENNFFCALFHDLPESLTRDIISPVKYGVKGLNEIISEYEMRLIDERILPFVPEKIKDEFSYILGIRKDGEKFIKDEFENRTYERKIICHEGTMENVNEDKFNPIDGKALKYCDKLSAYIEAGISISYGVKSKELTDGFNNMYKFFSEKPKIDGVDFLEICDDFNEHFGLERPPLR, via the coding sequence ATGATAAGTGCTAAGCTTATAGAACATATCTTTAAAGCAGCATCTATATCACGTTGGAACGACTATCCAAAGATGGCAAATTTAGTCGAGCTTGACAAGCAGGCTCATAAATTTATCATCGCTTATTTCATAGCAAAACAAGAGCAAGACGCCGATATGAACTATATCATTGAGGCTGGAATTTTTGAGTTTTTAAGTAGGGTCGTAGTCACTGACATACGACCAGATGTCTTTCATCACATACAAAAGACAAAAAAAGAGCAGATAAATAGCTGGGTCTTAAGCAACCTAGAGGAGCTGATCTCAGAGATCGAAGATGGCAAATTTTTAGAGAGATTTAAAAACCACTTTAAAAATGATAAAAAGCATGAAAAAGAGCGCCTGATCCTAAAAGCAGCCAGCTATCTTGCCACGAGGTGGGAATTTTCCATCGTCTATCAAACGAGCCAGTTTTTAAGCGATATCGACGAGCTTAAAGCTAAGGTTGAGGAGGAGATGGAGGATTATTATGAGTTAATTGGCGTTAGAAAGATCGCTATGAATCAAAAATTAGCTCGCCTAGTTGATCTAAGCGGTAGACTAAGGTTTCAAAAGCGCTGGGCACAAACGCCTCGCATTCCTGAAACTGCGGTCTTAGGACATATGCTAGTAGTTGCGATACTTAGCTATTTTTATTCACTCAAAGCAAAAGCTTGCAAAAAGCGTCTAGAAAATAACTTCTTTTGTGCGCTATTTCACGACCTACCAGAGAGTCTCACAAGAGATATCATAAGCCCTGTAAAATACGGTGTAAAAGGCCTAAATGAGATCATCAGCGAGTATGAGATGAGGCTTATTGATGAGAGGATTTTGCCATTTGTGCCTGAAAAGATCAAAGATGAGTTTAGCTACATCCTTGGTATCAGAAAAGATGGCGAGAAATTTATAAAAGATGAGTTTGAAAATAGAACTTATGAGCGCAAGATCATCTGCCACGAAGGGACGATGGAAAACGTAAATGAGGATAAATTTAACCCGATCGACGGCAAAGCGCTAAAATACTGCGACAAGCTCTCAGCTTACATAGAAGCCGGAATTTCTATAAGTTATGGCGTCAAGTCAAAAGAGTTAACTGATGGTTTTAATAATATGTATAAATTTTTTAGCGAAAAACCTAAGATCGACGGAGTGGATTTTTTAGAAATTTGTGATGATTTTAATGAGCATTTTGGTTTAGAAAGACCCCCTCTCAGATAA
- the typA gene encoding translational GTPase TypA produces the protein MEKIRNIAVIAHVDHGKTTMVDELLKQSGTFNEHQNLGERVMDSNDIERERGITILSKNTAIRYKDTKINIIDTPGHADFGGEVERVLKMVDGVLLLVDAQEGVMPQTKFVVKKALSLGLRPIVVVNKIDKPAGDPDRVINEIFDLFVALDANDEQLEFPVVYAAAKNGYAKLKLSDENVNMQPLFETILAHVPAPSGSDENPLQLQVFTLDYDNYVGKIGIARIFNGKIAKNQNVMLAKADGTKTTGRISKLIGFMGLERTDINEAGTGDIVAIAGFDALDVGDSVVDPNNPHPLDPLHIEEPTLSVVFSVNDGPLAGTEGKHVTSNKIDERLANEMKTNIAMKYENIGEGKFKVSGRGELQITILAENMRREGYEFLLGRPEVIVKEINGVKCEPYELLVIDAPDDTTGTVIEKLGKRKAEMVSMNPTGDGQTRIEFEIPARGLIGFRSQFLTDTKGEGVMNHSFLEFRPLSGTVEHRTNGALVSMENGVTLAYSLFNLQDRGVLFLDPQAKVYVGMIIGEHSRPNDLDVNPIKGKNLTNVRASGSDDAIKLVPPRKLSLERALEWIEDDELVEVTPINIRVRKRYLDPTERKRKAKL, from the coding sequence TTGGAAAAGATACGAAATATAGCCGTTATCGCACACGTCGACCACGGTAAAACAACAATGGTTGATGAGCTTTTGAAGCAATCAGGAACATTTAATGAGCATCAAAACCTTGGCGAGCGTGTAATGGATAGCAACGACATCGAAAGAGAGCGTGGTATCACGATCCTTTCTAAAAATACCGCCATTCGCTACAAAGATACAAAGATTAATATCATCGACACTCCAGGCCACGCCGACTTTGGTGGCGAGGTAGAGCGTGTTCTTAAGATGGTTGATGGCGTTTTGCTACTTGTCGATGCGCAAGAGGGCGTTATGCCACAAACTAAATTTGTCGTCAAAAAGGCGCTCTCACTAGGACTTCGTCCAATCGTCGTCGTAAATAAGATAGATAAGCCAGCAGGCGATCCAGACCGCGTTATAAATGAAATTTTTGACCTTTTTGTAGCACTTGACGCAAACGATGAGCAGCTAGAATTTCCAGTCGTTTATGCAGCTGCTAAAAATGGCTATGCAAAGCTAAAACTAAGCGATGAAAATGTAAATATGCAGCCACTTTTTGAGACTATCTTGGCTCACGTACCAGCTCCAAGCGGTAGTGATGAAAACCCACTCCAGCTTCAAGTTTTCACGCTTGATTATGACAATTATGTCGGCAAGATTGGCATTGCAAGAATTTTTAACGGTAAGATCGCTAAAAACCAAAATGTTATGCTTGCAAAGGCTGATGGCACAAAGACAACTGGTAGAATTTCAAAGTTAATTGGCTTTATGGGTCTTGAAAGAACCGATATTAACGAAGCTGGTACTGGCGACATCGTAGCGATCGCTGGTTTTGATGCGCTTGACGTTGGCGATAGCGTCGTTGATCCAAACAACCCTCATCCACTAGATCCTCTTCACATCGAAGAGCCGACACTTAGCGTTGTATTTTCTGTAAATGACGGCCCATTGGCAGGTACTGAGGGCAAACACGTCACATCAAACAAGATCGATGAGCGCCTTGCAAACGAGATGAAGACAAATATCGCGATGAAGTATGAAAACATCGGCGAGGGCAAATTTAAAGTAAGCGGTCGTGGCGAGCTTCAGATCACTATCTTGGCTGAAAATATGCGCCGTGAGGGCTATGAGTTTTTACTTGGCAGACCTGAGGTCATCGTAAAAGAAATAAACGGCGTAAAATGCGAGCCATACGAGCTTTTGGTTATCGATGCACCTGATGATACGACAGGCACAGTCATCGAAAAACTAGGCAAAAGAAAAGCTGAAATGGTCTCTATGAACCCAACAGGCGATGGTCAAACAAGGATCGAATTTGAGATCCCAGCGCGCGGACTTATCGGCTTTAGAAGCCAGTTTTTGACTGATACAAAAGGCGAGGGCGTTATGAACCATAGCTTTTTGGAGTTTAGACCACTAAGCGGTACCGTCGAGCACAGAACAAACGGCGCGCTAGTTTCTATGGAAAACGGCGTAACGCTTGCTTATTCGCTATTTAACTTGCAAGATCGTGGCGTGCTATTTCTTGATCCGCAAGCAAAAGTCTATGTGGGTATGATCATTGGCGAGCATAGCCGTCCAAACGACCTTGATGTAAATCCTATCAAGGGTAAAAACCTAACAAACGTGCGTGCTAGTGGTAGCGACGATGCGATCAAGCTAGTGCCACCTAGAAAGCTAAGCCTTGAGCGCGCACTAGAGTGGATAGAAGATGACGAGCTAGTCGAGGTTACGCCTATAAATATTCGCGTTCGCAAGCGTTATCTAGACCCAACAGAGCGCAAAAGAAAAGCAAAACTCTAA
- a CDS encoding flagellar hook-length control protein FliK: MQAYTAKNNVDLLAPAGGKKPSISKKSQNNGEFLSMVLDAAASKANSGQKITEKDVKEITKTVTTQKETLQKAQNESVAKISAALEENLDEDTKNELYENANFMQLLQVLEILNGNEKVSKFPNFSDKIANFLSVPQNVEELSNVKSVSDLINLAKKFDLGLENIEISNEDVPKLNEMFKNLGKQEFFTPIKTEDKPFYLKELKNEVEQTIIKNEPKEVVKLDTLLKEVVANPTSEVKNLVKEEPKKLDDSEVKLDDEIVDIEPDEQPKVKVNLHEQKAQKVPTLESLLFPEREQQKNENFESKETLNSDNKSELNQMVKDIASSAKHQLQTKAEIKETLSNFSSTLKEQVQNYKAPITRFNITLNPLNLGEVEITMVNRGNNLHVNFNSTTATMNLFLQNQAEFKNSLVNMGFTELEMNFSDQNQRQGKREQAKNKYSSNQSDESENTQAEQSLLELVIPRYI; this comes from the coding sequence ATGCAAGCTTATACAGCGAAAAATAACGTAGATTTGCTGGCTCCTGCTGGAGGTAAAAAGCCCTCTATTTCTAAAAAATCTCAAAATAATGGCGAATTTTTATCGATGGTTTTAGATGCAGCTGCGAGTAAGGCAAATAGCGGCCAAAAAATCACTGAAAAAGATGTCAAAGAGATAACAAAAACGGTTACAACTCAAAAAGAGACATTGCAAAAAGCGCAAAACGAAAGCGTGGCAAAAATTTCAGCCGCACTTGAAGAAAATTTGGACGAAGATACAAAAAATGAGCTCTATGAAAATGCAAATTTCATGCAGCTTTTGCAAGTTTTAGAGATACTAAATGGCAATGAAAAAGTAAGCAAATTTCCAAATTTCAGCGACAAAATAGCAAATTTCTTAAGTGTGCCCCAAAACGTCGAAGAGCTTAGCAACGTTAAAAGCGTTAGCGATCTTATCAACCTTGCTAAGAAATTTGACCTTGGCCTTGAAAATATAGAAATTTCAAATGAAGATGTGCCAAAACTAAACGAGATGTTTAAAAATTTGGGCAAGCAGGAATTTTTCACGCCGATAAAGACTGAGGACAAGCCTTTTTACCTAAAAGAGCTAAAAAACGAGGTCGAGCAAACTATCATCAAAAACGAGCCAAAAGAGGTCGTAAAACTTGATACTTTGCTAAAAGAGGTGGTGGCAAATCCAACCAGCGAGGTTAAAAATTTAGTCAAAGAAGAGCCTAAAAAGCTAGATGATAGTGAAGTAAAGCTTGATGATGAGATAGTGGATATTGAGCCAGATGAGCAGCCAAAAGTAAAGGTAAATTTACACGAGCAAAAGGCGCAAAAAGTCCCAACTCTTGAGTCGCTACTCTTCCCTGAAAGAGAACAACAAAAAAATGAGAATTTTGAGAGCAAAGAGACACTTAACAGCGATAATAAATCAGAACTAAATCAAATGGTAAAAGATATCGCTAGTAGCGCCAAACACCAGCTTCAAACAAAGGCTGAGATAAAAGAGACGCTTAGTAACTTCTCTTCTACACTAAAAGAGCAGGTGCAAAACTACAAAGCTCCGATCACTCGTTTTAACATAACGCTTAATCCTCTAAATTTAGGCGAGGTTGAGATCACGATGGTAAATCGCGGCAATAACTTACATGTAAATTTTAACTCAACTACGGCTACGATGAATCTCTTTTTACAAAATCAAGCCGAGTTTAAAAATAGCCTTGTAAATATGGGGTTTACCGAGCTTGAGATGAATTTCTCAGATCAAAATCAAAGACAAGGCAAAAGAGAACAAGCAAAAAACAAATACAGCTCAAATCAAAGCGATGAGAGCGAAAACACTCAAGCGGAACAAAGCTTGCTTGAGCTAGTAATACCAAGATATATTTAG